The proteins below come from a single Salinilacihabitans rarus genomic window:
- the feoB gene encoding ferrous iron transport protein B: MHDHHGGDERERGAPGADATRTVALVGAPNVGKSALFNALADREVDVSNYPGTTVEATAGTFDGGHLVDAPGTYGISSFSEEERVARQVVLDADAVINVVDATQLDRDLFLTYQLLDMGVPTVVALNVIDEARRNGDEIDVDALSAELGVPVVPTVAVDGEGVDDLREAVAEATAPEETPVQQWFDRLPDVDATRAERVLLAEEDRPTLDRVTDADVRVDGGTSTVELPSLRDEVYEHRRRRVDATVEAVRSSTGDGRALADAVDDLLLDPRTGTPLALVGVGLIYLLVGDLVAQRLVDFLELAVFEAYYVPWVVDVVDALLPAGGAAEPLRFVLVNDNLGLLTVTVQYLLGVLLPLVVAFYLVIGALEDSGLLPRIAVLTDRGLSRIGLNGRAVIPMIVGLGCVTMAVISTRIAGSRRERLISTALLGLAIPCSAQLGIILGLLGALGLGWWFAYVGVILLVFGVAGAFLDRTLPGESQGLVTELPRLRRPRAGDVLRKTATRTKGFLAEAIPLFAVTAVLISVAEYAGYLAAVVRSLRPLTDLIGLPAEFGQVLVLGLVRRDFAAAGMTDLALAPAETFVGLVVITLFVPCVLSMAMIVKERSLASGVLMWVGSWIVAFLVGAILATVVSFL; this comes from the coding sequence ATGCACGACCACCACGGCGGTGACGAACGGGAACGGGGGGCGCCCGGAGCGGACGCGACGCGGACCGTCGCGCTCGTCGGGGCGCCGAACGTCGGCAAGAGCGCGCTGTTCAACGCGCTCGCCGACCGCGAGGTCGACGTCTCGAACTACCCGGGGACGACCGTCGAGGCCACCGCCGGGACGTTCGACGGCGGACACCTCGTCGACGCGCCGGGCACGTACGGCATCTCGTCGTTCTCCGAGGAGGAGCGGGTGGCACGGCAGGTCGTCCTCGACGCCGACGCGGTGATCAACGTCGTCGACGCGACCCAGCTCGACCGCGACCTCTTTCTCACCTACCAGCTGCTCGATATGGGCGTTCCGACCGTCGTCGCGCTCAACGTGATAGACGAGGCGCGGCGCAACGGCGACGAGATCGACGTCGACGCGCTGTCGGCCGAACTCGGCGTTCCCGTCGTGCCGACCGTCGCGGTCGACGGCGAGGGCGTCGACGACCTCCGGGAAGCCGTCGCGGAGGCGACCGCTCCCGAGGAGACGCCGGTGCAGCAGTGGTTCGACCGCCTCCCCGACGTCGACGCCACGCGCGCCGAGCGGGTGTTGCTCGCGGAGGAGGACCGGCCGACGCTCGACCGCGTGACGGACGCGGACGTGCGCGTCGACGGCGGCACGTCGACGGTCGAGTTGCCGTCGCTGCGCGACGAGGTCTACGAACACCGGCGCCGGCGGGTCGACGCGACCGTCGAGGCCGTGCGGTCGTCGACCGGCGACGGTCGCGCCCTCGCGGACGCGGTCGACGACCTGCTGCTCGACCCGCGGACGGGGACCCCGCTGGCACTCGTCGGCGTCGGCCTGATCTACCTGCTCGTCGGCGACCTCGTCGCCCAGCGGCTCGTCGACTTCCTCGAACTCGCGGTCTTCGAGGCGTACTACGTCCCGTGGGTCGTCGACGTCGTCGACGCACTCCTGCCGGCGGGCGGGGCGGCCGAGCCGCTCCGGTTCGTCCTCGTCAACGACAACCTCGGGTTGCTCACGGTGACCGTCCAGTACCTCCTGGGGGTGTTGCTCCCCCTCGTCGTCGCCTTCTACCTCGTGATCGGGGCCCTCGAGGACTCCGGGCTGTTGCCCCGGATCGCGGTGCTCACCGACCGGGGGCTGTCGCGGATCGGCCTCAACGGCCGGGCGGTCATCCCGATGATCGTCGGCCTCGGCTGCGTGACGATGGCCGTCATCTCGACCCGGATCGCCGGCTCGCGTCGCGAGCGGCTCATCTCGACGGCCCTGCTCGGCCTCGCCATCCCGTGTTCGGCACAGCTCGGGATCATCCTCGGCCTGCTGGGCGCCCTCGGACTCGGCTGGTGGTTCGCCTACGTCGGGGTGATCCTGCTCGTGTTCGGCGTCGCCGGCGCGTTCCTCGACCGCACCCTGCCCGGCGAGAGCCAGGGGCTCGTGACCGAGTTGCCGCGGCTGCGACGCCCCCGCGCGGGCGACGTGCTCCGGAAGACGGCGACGCGCACGAAGGGGTTCCTCGCGGAGGCGATCCCGCTGTTTGCGGTCACGGCCGTCCTCATCTCGGTCGCGGAGTACGCGGGCTATCTGGCCGCCGTCGTCCGGAGCCTGCGTCCGCTGACCGACCTGATCGGCCTCCCCGCCGAGTTCGGGCAGGTGCTCGTCCTCGGGCTGGTCCGGCGTGACTTCGCCGCCGCCGGGATGACCGACCTCGCGCTCGCCCCGGCGGAGACGTTCGTCGGCCTCGTCGTCATCACGCTGTTCGTCCCCTGCGTGCTCTCGATGGCGATGATCGTCAAGGAGCGCAGCCTCGCCAGCGGCGTGCTCATGTGGGTCGGCTCGTGGATCGTGGCGTTCCTCGTCGGGGCGATCCTCGCGACGGTGGTGAGTTTCCTATGA
- a CDS encoding FeoA family protein, translated as MGVTTSARRLSGVNAGQRVRIRTVPDDDVRAHLLRIGLLDGPVTCRSRISNGPVIVERNGTTVALGASVADRITVSSDAD; from the coding sequence ATGGGCGTGACGACGTCGGCACGGCGGCTGTCGGGAGTGAACGCCGGCCAGCGGGTTCGCATCCGGACGGTGCCCGACGACGATGTCCGGGCGCACCTGCTGCGGATCGGATTGCTAGACGGGCCGGTCACCTGTCGGAGCCGCATCTCGAACGGCCCGGTGATCGTCGAGCGAAACGGGACGACGGTGGCGCTGGGGGCGTCCGTCGCCGACCGGATCACCGTCTCGTCCGACGCGGACTGA